From Selenomonas sp. AB3002, one genomic window encodes:
- a CDS encoding terminase gpA endonuclease subunit, whose product MAGRRKKRRNELEYPEWIMNALAMLKPPEKLTVSEWADKYRVLSELDSASPGHWRTSKTPYLRKVMDAFNDDFVHDITFCAGSQLGKTSAEQNMIGYAVAQDPGPMLIVYPSEKLAKFTSEKRLQPLIQLSPDLSQHFKERESKDLELAFDSMYIALTGANSPSDLSSRPVRYVFFDEIDKFPKWTGAEAGPLELAAERTKTFYNFKIVKVSTPTLKTGNIWQGWLNADVQYKYFVPCPHCGEMQALEFGQVKWPEGADENEAKMAAYYECKHCHEPIDDRQKPAMLRAGEWRGERKKSGRAVKVAFHLNSIYSPWLNFGDVAAKFIASKDEPALLMNFINSWLAEPWVDKSSRLHSDVVMEKQLPYERGTMPAEAQILTAGIDVQLDHFWYSVRAWGPHLTSWLVDYGRLETWADIEAMLDRNYPDTNGEIHNINLACMDSGYNTDEVYAFCAHHMDVLVPTKGASNPLKSRYNVTILDKSVSSFGLRLYTMDTDQLKNFVASRMSIDAGAHGSWNVYRDIDREYCDQICSEQRVERKDKKGRVSIGWEKISSHAANHLLDCETNNILAAEIIGVRYLIEPEIEAEEEETEEEPQDWLGVREDWL is encoded by the coding sequence GTGGCAGGGCGAAGAAAAAAGCGAAGAAATGAGCTGGAATATCCTGAGTGGATAATGAACGCCCTGGCGATGCTGAAACCCCCGGAAAAGCTGACCGTCTCAGAGTGGGCGGATAAATACCGTGTCCTCTCAGAACTGGATAGCGCGTCCCCTGGGCATTGGCGCACCAGCAAGACCCCGTACCTCAGGAAGGTGATGGACGCTTTCAACGATGATTTTGTTCACGATATCACCTTTTGCGCCGGTTCGCAGCTGGGAAAGACATCGGCAGAGCAAAACATGATAGGCTATGCCGTGGCGCAAGACCCCGGGCCTATGCTCATAGTCTACCCATCGGAAAAACTGGCAAAATTCACCTCAGAAAAGCGACTGCAGCCCCTGATCCAGCTAAGCCCAGACCTGTCACAACACTTCAAGGAGCGGGAAAGCAAGGATTTGGAGCTGGCTTTTGACAGTATGTATATTGCCCTCACCGGGGCAAATAGCCCCTCAGACCTGTCAAGCCGCCCTGTGCGCTATGTGTTCTTTGACGAAATCGACAAATTTCCGAAATGGACGGGGGCGGAAGCTGGCCCCCTGGAACTGGCAGCAGAGCGCACAAAGACATTTTACAACTTCAAGATTGTGAAAGTCTCCACCCCCACACTGAAAACTGGCAACATCTGGCAAGGCTGGCTGAATGCAGATGTACAGTATAAGTATTTTGTGCCCTGCCCTCATTGCGGAGAAATGCAGGCCCTTGAATTTGGGCAGGTGAAGTGGCCGGAGGGGGCGGACGAAAACGAGGCCAAAATGGCGGCTTACTACGAATGCAAGCACTGCCATGAGCCTATAGATGACCGCCAGAAGCCTGCCATGCTCAGAGCCGGGGAGTGGCGGGGGGAGAGGAAAAAGAGCGGGCGGGCCGTGAAAGTGGCCTTCCACCTCAACAGCATCTATTCCCCCTGGCTGAACTTTGGCGATGTAGCGGCGAAGTTCATTGCAAGCAAGGATGAACCTGCCCTGCTCATGAACTTTATCAACTCATGGCTGGCAGAGCCGTGGGTGGACAAATCCAGCCGTCTGCATTCGGATGTGGTCATGGAAAAGCAGTTGCCTTATGAGCGGGGCACAATGCCTGCTGAAGCCCAGATTCTGACAGCTGGCATTGACGTGCAGCTGGATCACTTCTGGTATTCCGTTCGCGCCTGGGGGCCGCACCTCACCAGCTGGCTGGTGGATTATGGGAGATTGGAGACCTGGGCAGACATAGAAGCCATGCTGGATAGGAATTACCCGGATACAAACGGGGAAATCCACAACATCAATCTGGCCTGCATGGATTCAGGCTACAATACCGACGAGGTTTATGCCTTCTGCGCTCATCACATGGACGTGCTGGTGCCCACCAAAGGTGCCAGCAACCCGCTGAAATCCCGCTACAATGTCACGATTCTGGATAAAAGCGTGTCCAGCTTTGGCCTCAGGCTCTATACCATGGACACAGACCAACTAAAGAACTTTGTGGCCTCACGTATGAGCATAGATGCCGGAGCGCACGGCAGCTGGAATGTCTACCGTGACATTGACCGCGAATACTGCGACCAAATCTGTTCAGAGCAGAGGGTGGAGCGCAAGGATAAAAAAGGCCGTGTCTCCATAGGCTGGGAGAAAATCAGCTCCCACGCCGCCAACCATCTGCTGGACTGCGAGACCAACAACATTTTGGCTGCCGAAATCATAGGAGTGAGATACCTCATAGAGCCGGAGATAGAGGCAGAGGAAGAAGAAACCGAAGAAGAACCCCAGGACTGGCTGGGAGTGCGAGAAGATTGGCTATGA
- a CDS encoding phage portal protein: MSRFNDGWIPVNTDTENSEKSQRDLIKARARYLEDNSDIAGAAIGGIVRNVVGTGIKPQARTGDDDLNKQIEALWAEWCRAENCDITGQQTFEELQALLLRRKVVDGEIFIKKTVNRRGKFPLRLQIIKSDLLSQYMITAPKTGNVIRSGVELDNYLKPVAYWIDKKSPDGFIQYDPDRIPAGEIIHLWTRKQPDQIRGISDLAPIIKRLKDTQDYLDAETVAARIAACFSVFITTQDGTAGKIGRIGNTKDPENKKLQSLRPGMIKYLAPGEKVETANPSRGMANARDYVAIQERLAGAGLGMSYELMSRDFDKASFSSARQGMLEDRKTFEPMQRYLAEHLCAPVYREWLDLCVMAGLLQIPDYYENREKYQACDWVTPGWAWIDPSKEVNADIIALQNGGKTLAQWCAERGYDWREQLEQMALEKETAEAMGLTLAIHTPITVQAALSNHANAAGGGEEESEEEDDGTKSEDQEQE, translated from the coding sequence GTGTCGCGGTTCAATGATGGCTGGATACCTGTCAACACTGACACGGAAAACAGCGAAAAATCCCAGCGCGACCTCATCAAAGCCCGTGCCCGCTATCTGGAAGACAACAGCGACATAGCGGGGGCGGCTATTGGCGGTATTGTGCGCAATGTGGTGGGTACGGGTATCAAACCCCAGGCCCGCACCGGTGACGATGACCTCAACAAGCAGATAGAAGCCTTGTGGGCTGAGTGGTGCAGGGCGGAAAACTGCGACATTACCGGGCAGCAGACTTTTGAAGAGCTGCAAGCCCTGCTTTTGCGCCGGAAAGTGGTTGACGGGGAGATTTTCATCAAGAAAACCGTGAACCGCCGGGGTAAATTCCCCCTTAGGCTGCAGATAATCAAGTCTGACCTGCTGAGCCAGTACATGATTACAGCCCCCAAAACGGGCAATGTTATCCGTTCCGGCGTGGAATTGGACAACTATCTGAAGCCGGTGGCCTACTGGATAGACAAGAAAAGCCCTGATGGCTTTATCCAGTATGACCCAGACCGCATTCCGGCAGGGGAAATAATCCACCTGTGGACGCGGAAACAGCCTGACCAAATCCGTGGAATCTCAGATTTAGCCCCCATCATCAAGCGGCTCAAGGATACACAGGATTATTTGGACGCTGAGACCGTGGCGGCAAGAATCGCCGCCTGTTTTTCCGTCTTTATCACCACTCAGGACGGCACGGCTGGCAAAATTGGCCGTATCGGCAACACCAAAGACCCGGAAAACAAGAAACTGCAATCCTTGCGGCCCGGTATGATCAAATACCTGGCGCCCGGGGAGAAGGTGGAAACTGCCAACCCTTCCCGTGGCATGGCCAACGCGAGGGATTATGTTGCTATCCAGGAGCGATTGGCGGGGGCGGGCCTGGGCATGAGCTATGAACTCATGAGCCGGGACTTCGACAAAGCCAGCTTTTCCAGCGCACGGCAGGGAATGCTTGAAGACCGCAAGACCTTTGAGCCTATGCAGCGCTATCTGGCAGAGCACCTGTGTGCTCCCGTCTATCGGGAATGGCTGGATTTGTGCGTGATGGCTGGCCTGTTGCAAATCCCTGATTACTACGAGAACAGGGAGAAGTATCAGGCCTGCGATTGGGTGACACCCGGCTGGGCGTGGATAGACCCCAGCAAGGAAGTCAATGCCGATATCATAGCCCTGCAGAACGGGGGCAAAACCCTTGCCCAGTGGTGTGCAGAACGTGGTTACGATTGGCGCGAACAGCTTGAACAGATGGCACTGGAGAAGGAAACGGCAGAGGCTATGGGCCTTACCCTGGCAATTCATACGCCTATCACCGTTCAGGCAGCTTTAAGCAACCATGCGAATGCCGCCGGGGGCGGCGAGGAAGAAAGTGAGGAGGAAGACGATGGAACCAAAAGCGAAGACCAGGAACAAGAATGA